One genomic window of Gallaecimonas sp. GXIMD4217 includes the following:
- a CDS encoding CBS domain-containing protein, producing the protein MKSLVVSDYMQRHPVVLMEDMSIAAAVERLLSVKQIGAPVVDGAGNLVGFASEQDFLRLLLESSYHCELVGKVSDVMRKDVLWCEPDDSVLALAERMTGQKPKIYPVLDEGKLVGVISRRDVLRAMDSQLHECYKAG; encoded by the coding sequence ATGAAATCCTTGGTCGTCAGCGACTACATGCAGCGCCACCCCGTGGTGTTGATGGAGGACATGAGCATTGCCGCCGCCGTGGAAAGGCTGCTGTCCGTCAAGCAGATCGGCGCCCCGGTGGTGGATGGGGCCGGCAACCTGGTGGGCTTTGCCTCGGAGCAGGACTTCCTGCGCCTACTGCTGGAATCCAGCTATCACTGCGAGCTGGTCGGCAAGGTCTCGGACGTGATGCGAAAAGACGTGCTCTGGTGCGAGCCGGACGACTCGGTGCTGGCCCTGGCCGAACGCATGACCGGCCAGAAACCCAAGATCTACCCTGTGTTGGACGAGGGCAAGCTGGTCGGCGTGATCAGCCGCCGTGACGTGCTTCGGGCCATGGACAGCCAGCTGCACGAATGCTACAAGGCAGGATAG
- a CDS encoding DUF3703 domain-containing protein — protein sequence MQSNFTRRIRPFVEVELAQAAEARAAGDPRGEFSHLERAHVLGQASTYWHTRVHVLMLGWAMRQGVMKEFLGQLLRIAGAASKTALGLVPRGNTGGANVSPFQVMPIEPALAAQIDKAKSGS from the coding sequence ATGCAATCCAATTTCACACGCCGTATCCGTCCCTTCGTCGAGGTGGAGCTGGCCCAAGCCGCCGAGGCCAGGGCAGCAGGTGACCCCAGGGGCGAATTCAGCCACCTGGAGCGGGCCCATGTGCTCGGCCAGGCGTCCACCTACTGGCACACCAGGGTCCATGTGCTGATGCTGGGCTGGGCCATGCGCCAGGGCGTCATGAAAGAGTTCCTCGGCCAACTGCTGCGCATTGCTGGCGCCGCCAGCAAGACCGCACTGGGGCTGGTGCCCCGCGGTAACACCGGCGGTGCCAACGTCAGCCCGTTTCAGGTCATGCCCATAGAGCCGGCCCTGGCCGCCCAGATAGACAAGGCCAAATCAGGGAGCTGA
- a CDS encoding M90 family metallopeptidase: protein MAIFTLLLAAALLIAWFLAGDKVLAAYYRSRERALGPTERAQLARDMPLFPALPEQLQHKLLGLVSQFLARTRFVGCAGLTVTERMKNLVAAQACLLLLGRDELAYPGVSTVYLYPDDFLTPHELHLPGGVVDVREKRLSGESWPDGRVVLSWASCKRSAANPFDGENLIFHEFAHQLDQAKGQATGAPLQASLDDARAWQQVFLESYDRHCRAVELGVNDLIDGYGAQSPVEFFAVVTEVFFEKAAALAEAEPRLYEQLRQFYGLDPRYWQP from the coding sequence TTGGCTATCTTCACCCTGCTTCTCGCCGCCGCTTTGCTGATCGCCTGGTTCCTGGCCGGGGACAAAGTGCTGGCCGCCTATTACCGCAGCCGGGAGCGCGCCTTGGGTCCAACCGAGCGTGCCCAGCTGGCTCGGGACATGCCGCTGTTCCCTGCCCTGCCGGAGCAGTTGCAGCACAAGCTGCTGGGGCTAGTCAGCCAGTTCCTGGCCCGTACCCGCTTCGTGGGCTGCGCCGGCCTGACCGTGACCGAACGGATGAAGAACCTGGTGGCGGCCCAGGCCTGCCTGCTGCTGCTGGGCCGGGACGAGCTGGCCTATCCCGGGGTCAGCACCGTCTACCTGTACCCGGACGACTTCCTGACCCCCCACGAGCTGCACCTGCCCGGCGGCGTGGTGGACGTGCGCGAGAAACGGCTGTCGGGGGAGTCCTGGCCGGACGGCCGGGTGGTGTTGTCCTGGGCCAGCTGCAAGCGCTCGGCGGCCAACCCCTTCGACGGCGAGAACCTGATCTTCCACGAGTTCGCCCACCAGCTGGATCAGGCCAAGGGCCAGGCCACGGGTGCGCCGCTGCAGGCCAGCCTGGACGATGCCAGGGCCTGGCAGCAGGTGTTCCTGGAGTCCTACGACCGCCACTGCCGGGCGGTGGAGCTGGGGGTGAACGACCTCATCGACGGCTACGGCGCCCAGAGCCCGGTGGAATTCTTTGCGGTGGTGACGGAAGTATTCTTCGAAAAAGCCGCGGCCCTGGCAGAAGCAGAACCGCGGCTTTATGAGCAGTTACGCCAGTTCTACGGGCTGGATCCCCGCTACTGGCAGCCCTGA
- a CDS encoding GNAT family N-acetyltransferase, translating to MSPFPELATPRLRLTRLTADDAAGVFALFSDPAVVAYYDLEAFTDPAQAGELIAFFNARFDDGAGIRWAIRRKDDERLLGTCGFNSWSPRMKHAVIGYDLASHAWGQGYGSEAVRGIVRAAFAGLLPCGELNRIQADTVPGNVASERLLKNIGFQEEGLRRQCGYWKNAFHDLKCFGLLRSDFSQA from the coding sequence ATGAGTCCCTTCCCTGAGCTGGCAACCCCCCGCCTGAGATTGACCAGGCTGACGGCGGACGATGCGGCGGGCGTTTTTGCCTTGTTTTCGGACCCTGCCGTGGTCGCCTATTACGATCTCGAGGCCTTCACCGACCCCGCCCAGGCCGGCGAACTCATCGCCTTTTTCAATGCCCGTTTCGACGACGGTGCCGGCATCCGCTGGGCCATTCGCCGCAAGGACGACGAGCGCCTGCTCGGCACCTGCGGCTTTAATTCCTGGAGCCCGAGGATGAAGCACGCCGTGATCGGCTACGATCTGGCGTCCCACGCCTGGGGACAGGGCTACGGCAGCGAGGCCGTCCGCGGCATCGTCCGGGCGGCCTTCGCCGGCCTGCTGCCCTGCGGCGAACTCAACCGGATCCAGGCCGATACGGTTCCCGGCAACGTCGCCTCGGAACGGCTGCTCAAGAACATCGGCTTCCAGGAGGAAGGGCTCAGGCGCCAGTGCGGTTACTGGAAGAACGCCTTCCACGACCTCAAGTGCTTCGGCCTGCTGCGCAGTGACTTTTCGCAGGCCTGA
- a CDS encoding aldo/keto reductase produces the protein MAGKSRAIDKLVAGFWRLNDWGLGSLECANFIAQCIEAGVTAVDHADIYGGHTCEARFGEALKQAPELREQLTLITKCGIVLQQGVRAVPGQVNHYNSSRAHIIASAQQSLKNLATDRLDVLLIHRPDYLMDADEVAEAFNTLRRNGDVLAFGVSNFTPAQFSLLQSRLDFPLITNQIECSPYEMKALDDGTLDQCQQLGIHPMLWSPLAGGRLFNQGDAKAHRLRQALSEIGEEIGARGLDQVVYAWLNQHPSRPSIVLGTGKIERIHAAVAAQHLTMTREQWYRIWQASKGHAVP, from the coding sequence ATGGCTGGAAAGAGCAGAGCAATCGACAAGCTAGTGGCCGGATTTTGGCGCTTAAACGACTGGGGCCTGGGCTCTTTGGAATGCGCAAATTTTATAGCGCAGTGCATCGAGGCCGGGGTAACGGCCGTGGATCATGCCGACATATACGGCGGCCATACCTGCGAAGCACGTTTTGGCGAAGCGCTGAAACAGGCGCCGGAGCTGCGCGAGCAGCTGACGCTTATCACCAAATGTGGCATTGTCTTGCAGCAAGGCGTGCGCGCCGTACCTGGGCAGGTCAATCACTATAATTCAAGCCGGGCGCATATTATCGCCTCGGCCCAACAGTCGCTCAAAAACCTGGCCACGGACAGGCTGGATGTGCTGTTGATCCACAGGCCCGATTATCTGATGGATGCAGACGAAGTGGCGGAAGCGTTCAATACCCTCAGGCGCAATGGCGATGTACTGGCGTTTGGCGTTTCCAATTTTACCCCTGCTCAGTTTTCCTTGTTGCAGTCACGCCTCGACTTTCCGCTGATCACCAACCAGATTGAATGCTCACCGTACGAAATGAAAGCGCTTGATGACGGCACCCTGGATCAGTGCCAGCAACTGGGCATTCACCCCATGCTTTGGTCGCCCCTGGCCGGCGGACGTCTTTTCAACCAAGGCGACGCCAAAGCTCACCGGCTGCGCCAGGCATTAAGTGAAATAGGGGAAGAAATCGGCGCGCGGGGCCTAGATCAGGTTGTCTATGCATGGTTAAACCAGCATCCGAGCAGGCCGTCCATTGTGCTGGGCACGGGTAAAATAGAGCGGATACACGCTGCCGTTGCGGCGCAGCACCTTACCATGACAAGGGAACAATGGTATCGCATCTGGCAGGCTTCCAAGGGCCATGCGGTGCCTTAA
- the hrpA gene encoding ATP-dependent RNA helicase HrpA, producing the protein MGSERNLLRRRIEGVAKIADPKKQQKVLAQVGKAVEASIARLARRKARQLHLDYPAELPVVAARDDIKKAIAEHQVVIIAGETGSGKTTQLPKICLELGRGINGLIGHTQPRRLAARAVADRLAEELRVELGTLVGYQVRFTDHTNEDTAVKLMTDGILLAEIQKDRLLRRYDTIIIDEAHERSLNIDFLLGYLKTILAKRPDLKLIITSATIDPARFSRHFNDAPMLEVSGRTYPVEVRYRPITAEEEEKDQLQAIFDAVDELGREGPGDILIFMNGEREIRDTADALAKRKLRNTEILPLFARLSAAEQHRIFAPHRGRRIVLATNVAETSLTVPGIKYVIDPGTARISRYSYRTKVQRLPIEPISQASANQRKGRCGRLEAGVCIRLYSEEDFESRPQFTDPEILRTNLGAVILQMLAMNLGDIEAFPFVQAPDNRFIRDGLKLLEELGAIDNNRRLTQVGRELSRLPIDPRLGRCLIEGHRQAALKELLVIVAALAIQDPRERPLESQQAADEAHKRFAHPDSDFMALLNLWAYAEAQQAELSRSQWRKLCKADFLNYNRMREWQDLVEQLKDACEELGYQLGQQPADYNAVHRALLAGHLSHIGFKDKEREYLGARQSRFLLFPGNLISKKPKWVMVSELVETSRLFGRTAARIEPDWVEPLAGELVSRSYSEPHWEKKRAQVVAYEQVTLYGLVIVPRRKVNYGPINPVESRAIFLREALAEGNWQCRHRFYKDNLALIARLEELEDKSRRRDILIDDDRLIALYDERIPAQVVDGTSFDKWFRQAGEAEKQALQFTEQDLLAQSTDHVTENDFPDTWQQGNLHLPLAYCFEPGSDQDGVTVQIPLAALNQIENSGFDWQVPGLRRELVMALIKGLPKPLRRHFVPAPNYADAALARMEVGKGRLVDALSDELRKITGTRTEVDSWEQVALAPHLRMRFAVLDDKGKVLASGRCLDALKDQLQGKVKETLSQAASPGIEQQGITAWSLGSLPQVFSERRQGLEVRAYPALVDEKDSVAVRLFDSPQAQQDAMARGLRRLLLLNVPSPIKHLQDSLPNKAKLGLYFNPFGKVGELIDDCIGAAVDAIVCDSGGLAWSEAEFDKLRDAVRAELNDRVLNIAERVERILVAHQGIQKKLKGKTSLELVKAQADIKAQLAGLVYKGFVTRTGEKRLADVERYLEAVQKRLEKLAVDPNRDRLHQLKLDKVAERISELGNKLGAKAPWLAEAKWMLEELRVSYFAQQLGTPYPISDKRILNFLEEKARES; encoded by the coding sequence ATGGGATCGGAGCGCAACCTGCTCAGGCGCCGTATCGAAGGCGTCGCCAAGATAGCCGATCCCAAGAAGCAGCAGAAGGTGCTGGCCCAGGTCGGGAAGGCCGTGGAGGCCTCCATCGCCCGCCTGGCCAGGCGAAAGGCTCGCCAACTGCACCTGGACTACCCGGCCGAGCTGCCGGTGGTGGCGGCCCGGGACGACATCAAGAAGGCCATTGCCGAGCACCAGGTGGTGATCATCGCCGGCGAAACCGGCTCCGGCAAGACCACCCAGCTGCCCAAGATCTGCCTGGAGCTGGGCCGGGGCATCAACGGCCTCATCGGCCACACCCAGCCGCGGCGCCTGGCGGCCCGGGCCGTGGCCGACCGTTTGGCCGAGGAGCTGAGGGTCGAGCTGGGCACCCTGGTGGGCTACCAGGTGCGCTTCACCGATCACACCAACGAGGACACCGCCGTCAAGTTGATGACCGACGGTATCCTGCTGGCGGAGATCCAAAAAGACAGGCTGCTGCGCCGCTACGACACCATCATCATCGACGAGGCCCACGAGCGCAGCCTCAACATCGACTTCCTGCTCGGCTACCTCAAGACCATCCTGGCCAAGCGCCCGGATCTCAAGCTGATCATCACCTCGGCCACCATAGATCCGGCGCGTTTCTCCAGGCATTTCAACGATGCCCCCATGCTGGAGGTGTCCGGCCGTACCTATCCGGTGGAGGTGCGCTATCGGCCCATCACCGCCGAGGAAGAAGAGAAGGATCAGCTCCAGGCCATCTTCGACGCCGTCGACGAGCTGGGCCGGGAAGGGCCGGGGGACATCCTCATCTTCATGAACGGCGAGCGGGAAATTCGCGACACCGCCGATGCCCTGGCCAAGCGCAAGCTCCGCAACACCGAGATCCTGCCGCTGTTCGCCCGGCTGTCGGCGGCGGAGCAGCACCGCATCTTCGCCCCCCACAGGGGCCGGCGCATCGTGCTGGCCACCAATGTCGCCGAAACCTCACTGACGGTGCCGGGCATCAAGTACGTCATAGACCCGGGCACGGCCCGGATCAGCCGCTACAGCTACCGCACCAAGGTGCAGCGCCTGCCCATAGAGCCCATCTCCCAGGCCAGCGCCAACCAGCGCAAGGGCCGCTGCGGCCGCCTGGAGGCCGGTGTCTGCATCCGCCTCTACAGCGAGGAGGACTTCGAGAGCCGGCCCCAGTTCACCGACCCGGAGATCCTGCGCACCAACCTGGGCGCCGTCATCCTGCAGATGCTGGCCATGAACCTGGGCGACATCGAAGCCTTCCCCTTCGTGCAGGCCCCGGACAACAGGTTCATCCGCGACGGCCTCAAGCTGCTGGAGGAGCTGGGCGCCATCGACAACAACCGCAGGCTCACCCAGGTGGGCCGGGAGCTGTCGCGCCTGCCCATAGATCCGCGCCTGGGACGCTGCCTCATCGAGGGCCACCGCCAGGCGGCCCTGAAGGAGCTGCTGGTGATAGTGGCGGCCCTGGCCATCCAGGATCCCCGGGAGCGGCCCCTGGAATCCCAGCAGGCCGCCGACGAGGCCCACAAGCGCTTCGCCCACCCGGATTCCGACTTCATGGCGCTGCTGAACCTCTGGGCCTATGCCGAGGCGCAGCAGGCCGAGCTCAGCCGCAGCCAGTGGCGCAAGCTGTGCAAGGCGGACTTCCTCAACTACAACCGCATGCGCGAATGGCAGGATCTGGTGGAGCAGCTCAAGGATGCCTGCGAAGAGCTGGGCTACCAGCTGGGCCAGCAGCCGGCCGACTACAACGCCGTGCACCGGGCGCTGCTGGCCGGGCACCTGTCCCATATCGGCTTCAAGGACAAGGAGCGGGAATACCTGGGCGCCCGCCAGAGCCGCTTCCTGCTGTTCCCCGGCAACCTGATCAGCAAGAAGCCCAAGTGGGTCATGGTGTCGGAGCTGGTGGAAACCTCGCGGCTATTCGGCCGCACCGCCGCCCGCATCGAGCCGGACTGGGTGGAGCCCCTGGCCGGCGAACTGGTCTCGCGCAGCTATTCAGAGCCCCACTGGGAGAAGAAACGGGCCCAGGTGGTGGCCTACGAGCAGGTGACCCTGTACGGCCTGGTGATCGTGCCCAGGCGCAAGGTCAACTACGGCCCCATCAACCCAGTCGAGAGCCGCGCCATCTTCCTGCGCGAGGCCCTGGCCGAAGGCAACTGGCAGTGCCGGCACCGCTTCTATAAGGACAACCTGGCGCTGATCGCCCGCCTCGAGGAGCTGGAGGACAAGTCCAGGCGCCGCGACATCCTTATCGACGACGACCGCCTCATCGCCCTCTACGACGAGCGCATCCCGGCCCAGGTGGTGGACGGCACCAGTTTCGACAAATGGTTCAGGCAGGCCGGCGAGGCCGAGAAGCAGGCCCTGCAGTTCACCGAGCAGGATCTGCTGGCCCAGAGCACCGATCACGTCACCGAGAACGACTTCCCGGATACCTGGCAGCAGGGCAACCTGCACCTGCCCCTGGCGTACTGCTTCGAGCCGGGCAGCGACCAGGACGGGGTGACGGTGCAGATCCCCCTGGCGGCCCTGAACCAGATAGAAAACAGCGGTTTTGACTGGCAGGTGCCCGGCCTGCGCCGGGAGCTGGTGATGGCGCTGATCAAGGGCCTGCCCAAGCCGCTGCGCCGTCATTTCGTGCCGGCCCCCAACTATGCCGACGCCGCCCTGGCGCGCATGGAGGTGGGCAAGGGCCGCCTGGTCGACGCCCTCAGCGACGAGCTGCGCAAGATAACAGGCACCCGCACCGAGGTGGACAGCTGGGAGCAGGTGGCCCTGGCGCCGCACCTGCGGATGCGCTTCGCGGTGCTGGACGACAAGGGCAAGGTGCTGGCCTCGGGGCGCTGCCTGGACGCTCTCAAGGACCAGCTCCAGGGCAAGGTCAAGGAGACCCTGTCCCAGGCCGCCAGCCCCGGCATTGAGCAACAGGGCATCACCGCCTGGTCCCTGGGCAGCCTGCCGCAGGTGTTCAGCGAGCGCCGCCAGGGCCTGGAGGTGCGCGCCTATCCGGCCCTGGTGGACGAGAAGGACAGCGTCGCCGTGCGCCTCTTTGACTCGCCCCAGGCCCAGCAGGACGCCATGGCCAGGGGCCTGCGCCGCCTGCTGCTGCTGAACGTGCCGTCGCCCATCAAGCACCTGCAGGACAGCCTGCCCAACAAGGCCAAGCTGGGCCTGTACTTCAACCCCTTCGGCAAGGTGGGCGAGCTCATCGACGACTGCATCGGCGCCGCCGTGGACGCCATCGTCTGCGACAGCGGCGGCCTGGCCTGGAGCGAGGCCGAGTTCGACAAGCTGCGCGACGCGGTCAGGGCCGAACTCAACGACCGCGTTCTGAACATTGCCGAGCGGGTGGAGCGGATCCTGGTGGCCCACCAGGGCATCCAGAAGAAGCTCAAGGGCAAGACCAGCCTGGAGCTGGTCAAGGCCCAGGCCGACATCAAGGCGCAGCTGGCCGGCCTCGTCTACAAGGGCTTTGTCACCCGCACCGGCGAGAAGCGCCTGGCGGACGTGGAGCGCTACCTGGAGGCGGTGCAAAAGCGCCTGGAGAAGCTGGCGGTGGATCCCAACCGGGATCGCCTGCACCAGCTCAAGCTGGACAAGGTGGCCGAGCGCATCAGCGAGCTCGGCAACAAGCTGGGCGCCAAGGCGCCCTGGCTGGCCGAGGCCAAATGGATGCTGGAGGAGCTCAGGGTCAGCTACTTTGCCCAGCAGCTCGGCACCCCCTATCCCATCTCCGACAAGCGGATCCTCAATTTCCTGGAGGAAAAGGCGCGCGAGAGCTGA
- a CDS encoding S8 family serine peptidase, with product MNKQQSLLAAAIAATLALPAVAAEPLPMVVEYKPGKADNLKAALAAHGIEVRRDLAAFNSLSLRLDRSQFKALAGLDGIAGLYPDVPRRLLAEGSASVEVSPYGIAMTQADQLDYLGGKKVCIVDTGFAYGHPDLPDATVDGAPDGGAGPWDQDGHGHGTHVAGTIAATGGNGIGVVGVNATGAMELHIVRVFDDGGGFAYASDLAGAVNDCVAGGADVISMSLGGALESRLEARAMDRAAKAGVLLIAAAGNDGNATHSYPASYDSVMSVAAVDGGGNHADFSQRTAQVEIAAPGVAVLSTVPEGMGSGGMAGVSQDGMGYEANAMEGSAFGDVTAPLADCGLGTESCGDVSGQICLIERGEISFADKVAQCQADGGVGAIVYNNAPGNFSGTLGGSSPLMAVSVSQADGLALLAKAGMDTSLTVAPMTDYGYMSGTSMATPHVSGVAALVWSHFPECGANDIRLALRASAQDLGEGGYDYRFGWGLVQAKDAYDYLMANGCKGGGGKIRGGDGSPR from the coding sequence ATGAACAAGCAACAATCGCTGCTGGCGGCCGCCATTGCCGCCACCCTCGCCCTGCCCGCCGTCGCCGCCGAGCCCCTGCCCATGGTGGTGGAATACAAGCCCGGCAAGGCCGACAACCTCAAGGCCGCCCTGGCGGCGCACGGCATAGAGGTGCGCCGTGATCTGGCCGCCTTCAACAGCCTGTCGCTGCGCCTGGACAGGTCCCAGTTCAAGGCCCTGGCCGGGCTGGACGGTATCGCCGGCCTCTATCCGGACGTGCCGCGCCGGCTGCTGGCCGAAGGCAGTGCCTCGGTGGAGGTTTCCCCCTACGGCATCGCCATGACCCAGGCCGACCAGCTCGACTACCTGGGCGGCAAGAAGGTCTGCATCGTCGATACCGGCTTCGCCTACGGCCACCCGGATCTGCCGGACGCCACCGTTGACGGCGCGCCGGACGGCGGCGCAGGCCCCTGGGATCAGGACGGCCATGGCCACGGTACCCATGTGGCCGGCACCATAGCCGCCACCGGTGGCAACGGCATCGGCGTGGTGGGCGTGAACGCCACCGGCGCCATGGAGCTGCATATCGTGCGGGTCTTCGATGACGGCGGCGGCTTCGCCTACGCCTCGGATCTGGCCGGTGCCGTCAACGACTGCGTCGCCGGCGGCGCCGACGTGATTTCCATGAGCCTGGGGGGCGCCCTGGAAAGCCGCCTGGAAGCCAGGGCCATGGACAGGGCCGCCAAGGCCGGGGTACTGCTGATCGCCGCCGCCGGTAACGACGGCAATGCCACTCACTCCTACCCGGCCTCCTACGACAGCGTGATGTCGGTGGCGGCCGTGGACGGCGGTGGCAACCACGCCGACTTCTCCCAGCGTACCGCCCAGGTGGAAATAGCCGCACCCGGGGTGGCGGTGCTGTCTACCGTGCCCGAGGGCATGGGCTCGGGGGGCATGGCCGGTGTCAGCCAGGACGGCATGGGCTACGAGGCCAACGCCATGGAAGGCTCCGCCTTTGGCGATGTCACGGCGCCCCTGGCCGATTGCGGCCTGGGCACCGAGAGCTGCGGTGACGTCAGCGGCCAGATCTGCCTGATCGAACGCGGCGAGATCAGCTTTGCCGACAAGGTGGCCCAGTGCCAGGCGGACGGCGGCGTCGGCGCCATCGTCTACAACAACGCCCCGGGCAATTTCAGCGGCACCCTGGGCGGCAGCAGCCCGCTGATGGCGGTCTCGGTCAGCCAGGCCGACGGCCTGGCCCTGCTGGCCAAGGCCGGCATGGACACCAGCCTGACGGTGGCGCCGATGACCGACTACGGCTACATGTCCGGCACCTCCATGGCCACCCCCCATGTGTCCGGCGTGGCGGCCCTGGTCTGGAGCCACTTCCCAGAGTGCGGCGCCAACGACATCCGCCTGGCCCTGCGGGCATCGGCCCAGGACCTTGGCGAGGGTGGCTACGACTACCGCTTCGGCTGGGGGCTGGTGCAGGCCAAGGACGCCTATGACTACCTGATGGCCAACGGCTGCAAGGGCGGCGGCGGCAAGATCAGGGGCGGCGACGGCAGCCCCCGTTAA
- a CDS encoding ankyrin repeat domain-containing protein, with the protein MDKAAFFDAIREGNEVQVHRLLDAEAGLSACRTTEGLSPLMLALYHRHDSLLPYLRRHCEPDIWEAAALGDLTRIDELLGSAGELVDLLAVDGFAPLHLAVFFGHAQAAQHLVLKGADVDIEASNPSRVRPIHSAAAHWDHAQRLACIGLLIGADADINAVQAGGFTALHAIARRGDRESCEHLLAAGALDVEAADGKRPSDLADAAGFAELATLIRGRL; encoded by the coding sequence ATGGATAAGGCTGCCTTTTTTGATGCGATCCGCGAGGGCAACGAGGTCCAGGTACACCGGCTGCTGGACGCCGAGGCCGGCCTCAGCGCCTGTCGCACCACAGAGGGGCTCAGCCCGCTGATGCTGGCCCTCTACCATCGTCACGACAGCCTGTTGCCTTACCTGCGCCGCCACTGCGAGCCGGACATCTGGGAGGCGGCGGCCCTGGGCGATTTGACCCGCATCGACGAGCTGCTGGGCAGTGCCGGCGAGCTGGTGGATCTGCTGGCGGTGGATGGCTTTGCGCCGCTGCATCTGGCGGTGTTCTTCGGCCACGCCCAGGCCGCCCAGCATCTTGTCCTCAAGGGCGCCGACGTGGACATCGAGGCCAGCAACCCGTCCAGGGTCAGGCCCATCCACAGCGCCGCCGCCCACTGGGATCATGCCCAGCGCCTGGCCTGCATCGGCCTGTTGATCGGCGCCGATGCCGACATCAACGCCGTCCAGGCCGGCGGTTTCACCGCCCTCCACGCCATTGCCCGCAGGGGGGACAGGGAGAGCTGCGAGCACCTGCTGGCCGCCGGCGCCCTGGATGTCGAGGCCGCCGACGGCAAGCGCCCCTCGGATCTGGCCGACGCCGCCGGCTTTGCCGAGCTGGCGACGCTTATCCGCGGTCGCCTCTAG
- a CDS encoding SDR family NAD(P)-dependent oxidoreductase has product MDISGKNIFITGGVGGIGWALTKALCRHRAAKVYVTYLHDRELDLEPIATATEIVPVNLDVTDQEQVAAAARQCADADIVVNNAGVEFARSFSDADTLKAAELEMKVNFHGTHYVSQHFLPQLKQKPEAMLINVLSIGSFVLVNKLGTYCASKAAAHFLTKGLRLDCRDSKVTVMGVYPGYVDTAMTERLDVAKATPDTIAAAMCEGILAGREVVFPDAMADELKDQLPWDNAIFETLTA; this is encoded by the coding sequence ATGGACATTTCAGGAAAGAACATCTTCATCACCGGCGGTGTCGGCGGCATCGGCTGGGCACTGACCAAGGCGCTCTGCCGGCACCGGGCCGCCAAGGTCTATGTCACTTACCTTCACGACAGGGAGCTGGATCTGGAGCCCATCGCCACCGCTACCGAGATAGTGCCGGTGAATCTGGACGTGACGGACCAGGAGCAGGTGGCCGCCGCGGCCCGCCAATGCGCCGATGCCGACATCGTCGTCAACAACGCCGGCGTGGAGTTCGCCAGGTCCTTCAGCGACGCCGATACCCTCAAGGCGGCAGAGCTTGAAATGAAGGTCAACTTCCACGGCACCCATTATGTATCCCAGCACTTCCTGCCCCAGCTCAAGCAAAAGCCCGAGGCCATGCTGATCAATGTGCTGTCCATCGGCAGCTTCGTGCTGGTCAACAAGCTCGGCACCTACTGCGCCTCCAAGGCCGCCGCCCACTTCCTGACCAAGGGTCTCAGGCTGGACTGCCGGGACAGCAAGGTCACCGTCATGGGGGTCTACCCCGGCTATGTGGATACCGCCATGACCGAGCGACTGGATGTGGCCAAGGCGACGCCGGATACCATTGCCGCCGCCATGTGCGAAGGCATCTTGGCGGGCCGCGAAGTGGTGTTCCCCGACGCCATGGCGGACGAACTCAAGGATCAGCTGCCCTGGGACAACGCCATCTTCGAGACCCTGACCGCCTAG
- a CDS encoding FAD-dependent oxidoreductase, whose protein sequence is MPAQSLTLKRCETIAQDTLALHFDKPPGFAFKAGQCARLDLVEPPETDQEGNHRIFSLASAPYEEELVFATRLRDSAFKRVLRGLKPGAELELRGPYGDFTLPGKADTPVVLITGGIGVTPVRSMVRQAVHDRAGPVLTVFFANRRPEDAPFLEELSQSCSQYPRCTLVATMTQMEKSALDWQGERGHVDEAMLRRHLDDLQAPCYYIDGPPAMVGAMLAMLIGAGVDEARIRLEEFAGY, encoded by the coding sequence ATGCCCGCCCAATCCCTGACACTCAAGCGCTGTGAAACCATAGCCCAGGACACCCTGGCCCTGCATTTCGACAAACCGCCGGGCTTTGCCTTCAAGGCCGGCCAGTGTGCCCGGCTGGATCTCGTCGAGCCGCCCGAGACCGATCAGGAGGGCAACCACCGCATCTTCTCCCTGGCCAGCGCCCCCTATGAGGAGGAGCTGGTCTTCGCCACCCGGCTCAGGGACAGTGCCTTCAAGCGGGTGCTGCGCGGGCTGAAGCCGGGGGCCGAGCTGGAGCTGCGGGGCCCCTATGGCGACTTTACCCTGCCCGGCAAGGCCGACACGCCCGTGGTGCTGATCACGGGCGGTATCGGCGTCACCCCGGTGCGCAGCATGGTGCGCCAGGCGGTTCACGACAGGGCCGGGCCGGTGCTGACGGTGTTCTTTGCCAACCGCAGGCCCGAGGATGCCCCCTTTCTTGAGGAGCTCAGCCAGAGCTGCAGCCAGTATCCCCGCTGCACCCTGGTGGCCACCATGACCCAGATGGAAAAGTCCGCTTTGGACTGGCAGGGGGAGCGGGGCCATGTGGACGAGGCCATGCTCAGGCGCCATCTGGATGATCTGCAAGCGCCGTGCTATTACATCGACGGGCCGCCGGCCATGGTCGGTGCCATGCTGGCCATGCTGATCGGGGCGGGCGTCGACGAGGCGCGGATCCGGCTGGAGGAGTTCGCTGGTTATTAA